The following are encoded together in the Streptomyces sp. NBC_00358 genome:
- a CDS encoding formimidoylglutamate deiminase codes for MTQTYWLEHAWLDTNVEPGVAVTVSAGGSEAGASGRVTDVRTGVDTPPPGAEILRGLTLPGLANAHSHAFHRALRGTVQVGSGTFWTWRELMYSFADRLTPETYHALARAVYAEMALAGVTAVGEFHYVHHAHDGTPYADPNAMGEALMAAASDAGIRITLLDTAYLSSGFGQPPNAHQRRFSDGTADAWAERCSLLKDRDHARIGAAIHSVRAVPAGQLATVARWAEERRAPLHVHLSEQTAENEACLAAHGRTPTRLLADHGVLGPRTTGVHNTHLTDEDIALLGGSGTGTCMCPTTERDLADGIGPAVALQRAGSPLSLGSDSHAVIDLLEEARAMELNERLRTRTRGHWTAAALLRAASADGHAALGWDDAGSIETGALADFTTIALDSVRTAGPVPRLGAETAVFAATAADVRHTVVAGRHVVRDGAHTLVPDVPAALADAVQALRS; via the coding sequence GTGACGCAGACGTACTGGCTGGAACACGCCTGGCTCGACACCAACGTCGAACCGGGCGTCGCCGTGACCGTGTCGGCCGGCGGCTCCGAAGCCGGGGCGTCCGGCCGCGTCACCGACGTCCGCACCGGCGTCGACACCCCGCCGCCGGGCGCCGAGATCCTGCGCGGACTCACCCTCCCCGGCCTCGCCAACGCCCACTCGCACGCCTTCCACCGCGCCCTGCGCGGCACCGTCCAGGTGGGCTCCGGCACCTTCTGGACCTGGCGCGAGCTCATGTACTCCTTCGCGGACCGGCTGACCCCGGAGACCTACCACGCGCTGGCCCGCGCGGTGTACGCGGAGATGGCGCTCGCCGGAGTCACCGCCGTCGGCGAGTTCCACTACGTGCACCACGCCCACGACGGCACCCCCTACGCCGACCCCAACGCCATGGGCGAGGCCCTCATGGCCGCCGCCTCCGACGCGGGCATCCGCATCACCCTGCTCGACACGGCCTACCTCTCCTCCGGCTTCGGGCAGCCGCCCAACGCGCACCAGCGGCGCTTCTCCGACGGCACCGCCGACGCCTGGGCGGAACGCTGTTCACTTCTCAAGGACCGGGATCACGCACGGATCGGCGCGGCGATCCACTCCGTACGGGCCGTACCCGCCGGACAGCTCGCCACCGTGGCGCGCTGGGCCGAGGAGCGGCGCGCCCCGCTCCATGTGCACCTGTCCGAGCAGACCGCGGAGAACGAGGCCTGCCTCGCCGCCCACGGCCGCACGCCCACCCGGCTGCTCGCCGACCACGGCGTCCTCGGACCGCGCACCACCGGCGTCCACAACACGCACCTCACCGACGAGGACATCGCCCTGCTCGGCGGCTCCGGCACCGGCACCTGCATGTGCCCGACCACCGAACGCGACCTCGCCGACGGCATCGGCCCCGCCGTCGCCCTCCAGCGCGCGGGCTCGCCCCTGTCGCTCGGCTCCGACAGCCACGCCGTCATCGACCTCCTCGAAGAGGCCCGCGCGATGGAGCTCAACGAGCGGCTGCGCACCCGCACCCGCGGTCACTGGACGGCCGCCGCCCTGCTGCGCGCCGCCTCCGCCGACGGCCACGCGGCCCTCGGCTGGGACGACGCGGGCAGCATCGAGACGGGCGCGCTCGCCGACTTCACGACGATCGCCCTCGACTCGGTCAGAACAGCGGGACCGGTGCCGCGCCTCGGCGCCGAGACCGCCGTATTCGCGGCCACGGCGGCCGATGTCCGGCACACGGTCGTGGCGGGACGGCACGTCGTACGCGACGGCGCGCACACCCTCGTACCCGATGTGCCGGCAGCCCTCGCGGACGCCGTCCAGGCACTGCGCTCCTGA
- a CDS encoding STAS domain-containing protein, translating to MDRGTVGSAQSGRLLVEVREEGTSAVVTPAGELDHHTADLLREPLEGCLEKGYARLVIDCSRLEFCDSTGLNVLLGARLKAEAAGGGVHLAAMQPVVARVFEITGAEAVFTVHDTLEAALSG from the coding sequence ATGGACCGCGGGACGGTCGGCAGCGCACAGTCTGGCCGGCTTCTTGTCGAGGTGCGGGAAGAGGGCACAAGTGCCGTCGTGACCCCCGCGGGTGAGCTCGATCACCACACGGCCGATTTGTTGCGTGAGCCACTTGAGGGGTGCCTCGAAAAGGGGTACGCACGACTGGTGATCGACTGCTCGCGGCTGGAGTTCTGCGACTCCACCGGGCTCAATGTGCTGCTCGGTGCCCGGCTGAAGGCCGAGGCCGCGGGGGGCGGGGTCCATTTGGCCGCGATGCAGCCGGTGGTGGCCCGGGTCTTCGAGATCACCGGGGCGGAGGCCGTCTTCACCGTCCACGACACGCTTGAGGCGGCCCTGTCCGGCTGA
- a CDS encoding ATP-binding protein yields MSTTRPCSPGDRGPESGDGGASAVSAPGVTSVDGAAPVGGSPADAPPVPVGRQARRLNLDGESGVVPLARDFARQALYAWGWLPAPSADRRAAAEDVLLVVSELVTNACLHAEGPDELRISCDNKVLRIEVSDRGAGQPAPRTPHRAGRPGGHGMFIVQRLCLDWGVVRTPGVAGKTVWAELGAPA; encoded by the coding sequence ATGAGCACCACCCGGCCTTGCTCGCCGGGCGACCGCGGCCCGGAGTCGGGCGACGGCGGCGCTTCCGCGGTGTCCGCGCCCGGCGTGACGTCCGTGGACGGCGCGGCGCCCGTCGGCGGCTCCCCGGCCGACGCGCCCCCCGTGCCCGTCGGCCGCCAGGCCCGCAGGCTGAACCTCGACGGCGAGAGCGGCGTCGTGCCGCTGGCCCGCGACTTCGCCCGGCAGGCGCTGTACGCGTGGGGCTGGCTGCCCGCGCCGAGCGCCGACCGGCGGGCGGCCGCCGAGGACGTCCTGCTGGTCGTCTCCGAGCTGGTCACCAACGCCTGCCTGCACGCCGAGGGCCCGGACGAGCTGCGGATCTCCTGCGACAACAAGGTGCTGCGCATCGAGGTCTCCGACCGGGGGGCCGGTCAGCCCGCCCCGCGGACCCCGCACCGCGCCGGTCGTCCCGGCGGCCACGGCATGTTCATCGTGCAGCGGCTCTGCCTGGACTGGGGGGTCGTACGCACTCCCGGAGTCGCGGGCAAGACGGTGTGGGCGGAACTCGGAGCCCCGGCGTAG
- the hutI gene encoding imidazolonepropionase, whose amino-acid sequence MSSTTVITNIASLVTNDPSQGDGTPLGLIQDAALVIDGDRVAWTGESSKAPATDNRVDAGGRAVIPGFVDSHSHLVFAGDRTQEFNARMSGRAYSAGGIRTTVAATRAASDEELERNLTRYLREALRQGTTTFETKSGYGLTVEDEARALRIAASHTDEVTYLGAHIVSPDYADDPAGYVALVTGEMLDACAPYARWVDVFCEKGAFDGDQARAILTAGKAKGLHPRVHANQLSYGPGVQLAVELDAASADHCTHLTDADVDALASGDTVATLLPGAEFSTRAEWPDARRLIDAGVTVALSTDCNPGSSFTSSVPFCVALAVRDMRMTPDEAVWSATAGGAKALRRDDVGRLAPGAYADLALLDAPSHVHLAYRPGVPLVTGVWRRGVREV is encoded by the coding sequence ATGAGCAGCACGACCGTCATCACGAACATCGCCAGTCTGGTCACCAACGATCCCTCCCAAGGCGACGGAACCCCGCTCGGTCTGATCCAGGACGCGGCGCTCGTCATCGACGGCGACCGCGTCGCGTGGACCGGTGAATCAAGCAAAGCACCCGCCACTGACAACCGGGTCGACGCCGGTGGCCGCGCGGTGATCCCGGGCTTCGTCGACTCCCACTCGCACCTGGTCTTCGCCGGGGACCGCACCCAGGAGTTCAACGCCCGGATGTCCGGCCGCGCGTACAGCGCGGGGGGCATCCGCACCACCGTCGCCGCCACCCGCGCCGCCTCCGACGAGGAGCTGGAGCGCAACCTCACGCGCTATCTGCGCGAAGCCCTCCGCCAGGGCACCACGACCTTCGAGACCAAGTCGGGCTACGGCCTGACCGTCGAGGACGAGGCCCGCGCGCTGCGCATCGCCGCCTCGCACACCGACGAGGTCACGTACCTCGGCGCGCACATCGTCTCCCCGGACTACGCCGACGACCCGGCCGGCTATGTCGCCCTGGTGACCGGAGAGATGCTCGACGCCTGTGCCCCGTACGCCCGTTGGGTGGACGTCTTCTGCGAGAAGGGCGCCTTCGACGGCGACCAGGCGCGGGCGATCCTCACGGCCGGCAAGGCGAAGGGCCTGCACCCGCGCGTTCACGCCAACCAGCTCTCGTACGGCCCTGGCGTCCAGCTCGCCGTCGAGCTGGACGCGGCGAGCGCCGACCACTGCACCCACCTGACGGACGCGGACGTCGACGCCCTGGCGAGCGGCGACACCGTGGCGACCCTGCTCCCCGGCGCCGAGTTCTCCACCCGCGCCGAGTGGCCGGACGCCCGGCGGCTCATCGACGCGGGCGTCACGGTCGCGCTGTCCACCGACTGCAATCCCGGCTCGTCCTTCACGTCGTCCGTGCCCTTCTGCGTCGCGCTCGCGGTGCGGGACATGCGGATGACCCCGGACGAGGCCGTGTGGTCGGCGACCGCGGGCGGCGCGAAGGCCCTGCGCCGGGACGACGTCGGCCGTCTCGCGCCCGGCGCGTACGCGGACCTGGCCCTGCTCGACGCCCCCAGCCACGTCCACCTCGCCTACCGTCCGGGCGTCCCGCTGGTCACCGGCGTCTGGCGGCGCGGCGTCCGCGAGGTCTGA
- a CDS encoding ricin-type beta-trefoil lectin domain protein, which produces MAQDDPAGGDTGAEDDGLPAGAADARLTELLRAGTSTAYTALQELRRRHRASVLGYARLCTTGESGAGQLAAQTFTLAARETARGIDPNVPWRHHLLLLAGRTAASWARDQRAAGIDPGLLLVLSTAGPDGPVPSLLPAFRSLPTRAQGLVWYAVVERESAERTAVLLGLTPEDVAYGTDQALQSLGQACLRHRLAASDDPRCGDFRRLIEESVRPDNPRSSTDLHTHMARCAHCSTAYEELTALRDHPRSALAEGLLPWAGTAYVTNDVSGAEPAAPELPAGSRASGPAWPPSRRFVLTSAAALGVALAPVLFLLLSSGGPPATDTAGSVSTPSEPPPVTVTATVPVDPPARTPSPSGSPPATSSPSPGRRSAPPESPSPKPAPTVAFRPPGSGYAQVVNVASGLCLDIRDGDLEKGTDVITAPCTSAATQRWRVDTGSGSLRSAADDGFCLDSRGSVDKGVGIWECSSLDGDHGDNLRFTVDGDGVVRPAVAIETALTPDGDEGLSLVPLNGGTGQRWRAGAR; this is translated from the coding sequence ATGGCGCAGGACGACCCGGCCGGCGGAGACACCGGGGCCGAGGACGACGGGCTGCCCGCCGGGGCGGCCGACGCGCGGCTGACGGAGCTGCTGCGCGCCGGCACCTCGACCGCGTACACGGCCCTCCAGGAACTCCGCCGACGTCACCGCGCCTCGGTCCTCGGCTACGCCCGGCTGTGCACGACCGGTGAGTCCGGGGCCGGTCAGCTCGCCGCGCAGACCTTCACCCTCGCGGCCCGCGAGACGGCGCGCGGCATCGACCCGAACGTCCCGTGGCGGCACCACCTCCTGCTGCTGGCGGGGCGGACGGCCGCCTCATGGGCCCGGGACCAGCGGGCCGCGGGCATCGACCCCGGTCTGCTCCTCGTCCTCAGCACGGCGGGCCCCGACGGCCCGGTCCCGTCCCTGCTCCCGGCCTTCCGGTCCCTCCCCACCCGCGCCCAGGGCCTCGTCTGGTACGCGGTCGTGGAGCGCGAGTCCGCGGAACGGACGGCGGTCCTGCTCGGCCTCACCCCCGAGGACGTCGCCTACGGCACGGACCAGGCGCTCCAGTCCCTGGGCCAGGCCTGTCTCAGGCATCGCCTGGCCGCCTCCGACGATCCGCGCTGCGGAGACTTCCGCCGGCTCATCGAGGAGTCGGTGCGGCCCGACAACCCCCGCTCCAGCACCGACCTGCACACCCACATGGCGCGCTGCGCGCACTGCTCGACCGCGTACGAGGAACTGACCGCCCTGCGCGACCATCCGCGCTCCGCCCTGGCCGAGGGCCTGCTGCCGTGGGCGGGTACGGCGTACGTCACGAACGACGTGTCCGGGGCGGAGCCCGCCGCGCCCGAACTCCCCGCCGGTTCAAGGGCGTCGGGGCCGGCCTGGCCGCCGTCCCGGCGGTTCGTCCTGACCTCGGCGGCGGCGCTCGGCGTGGCCCTGGCGCCGGTCCTGTTCCTGCTGCTGTCCTCGGGCGGCCCGCCGGCCACGGACACGGCGGGCTCGGTGTCCACGCCGTCGGAGCCGCCGCCGGTGACCGTGACGGCGACGGTCCCGGTCGATCCGCCGGCCCGCACGCCCTCCCCCTCGGGCTCGCCCCCGGCGACCTCGTCGCCCTCCCCGGGCCGCCGTTCGGCGCCGCCGGAGTCACCGAGCCCGAAGCCGGCCCCGACCGTCGCGTTCCGCCCGCCGGGCAGCGGCTACGCCCAGGTGGTGAACGTCGCCTCGGGCCTGTGTCTGGACATCCGCGACGGCGACCTGGAGAAGGGCACGGACGTCATCACGGCACCCTGCACCTCCGCCGCCACCCAGCGCTGGCGCGTCGACACCGGCAGCGGTTCCCTCCGCTCGGCCGCCGACGACGGCTTCTGCCTGGACAGCCGGGGTTCGGTCGACAAGGGCGTGGGCATCTGGGAGTGCTCCTCGCTCGACGGCGACCACGGCGACAACCTGCGGTTCACCGTCGACGGGGACGGCGTCGTCCGCCCGGCCGTGGCCATCGAGACGGCTCTCACGCCTGACGGCGACGAGGGGCTGTCCCTGGTTCCGCTGAACGGGGGCACGGGCCAGCGCTGGCGCGCGGGCGCCCGCTGA
- a CDS encoding oligopeptide:H+ symporter, with translation MASSLTKDSVTPGIPGSEKTFFGHPRGLATLFMTEMWERFSYYGMKALLPLYLVAPGGLHLSAATATAIYSVYLSLVYLLALPGGWFADRVLGPRKTVAVAGVIIMLGHLTLALPSSGTFYGGLGLVAIGSGLLKANISTMVGHLYEGPDDARRDGGFTLFYVGINLGAFAAPLIIGTVGENVNWHLGFALAALGMALGLAQYLLGGRHLSARSHEVPTPLTAQEKSATLRKSALWAAVAVVFYSIVGFSGHYTLNWLLVPITIAGLAIPVMVIGRIKRDKSLDRADQSKMSAYIWFFVAAAVFWMIYDQGGSTMSIFADESAKNTIFGWEFPVSWYQSVNPVMIMALAPVFAWAWLWLNKRGKEPSTATKFASGLILIGASFFLFLAPLTIAEGGHKAAAMWLVAIYFVQTVGELLLSPVGLSVTTKMAPARYASQMMGVWFLAVTAGDATTGLLSIANVDLNKTGIVALEATLAVIAGAAVWMYRKKVKALMGDVH, from the coding sequence ATGGCGTCCAGCCTGACGAAGGACTCGGTGACTCCGGGAATCCCCGGTTCCGAGAAGACCTTCTTCGGCCACCCCCGCGGACTGGCCACTCTCTTCATGACCGAGATGTGGGAGCGTTTCTCCTACTACGGCATGAAGGCCCTGCTCCCGCTGTACCTGGTGGCACCGGGCGGTCTGCACCTCAGCGCGGCCACCGCGACCGCGATCTACTCCGTGTACCTCTCCCTGGTGTACCTGCTCGCCCTGCCGGGCGGCTGGTTCGCCGACCGCGTCCTCGGCCCCCGCAAGACGGTCGCCGTCGCGGGTGTGATCATCATGCTGGGTCACCTCACGCTGGCTCTGCCCTCCTCCGGCACCTTCTACGGCGGCCTCGGCCTCGTGGCGATCGGTTCCGGTCTGCTGAAGGCCAACATCTCCACGATGGTCGGCCACCTCTACGAGGGCCCGGACGACGCGCGCCGTGACGGTGGCTTCACGCTGTTCTACGTCGGCATCAACCTCGGCGCCTTCGCCGCCCCGCTGATCATCGGCACCGTCGGTGAGAACGTGAACTGGCACCTGGGCTTCGCCCTCGCCGCGCTCGGCATGGCGCTGGGCCTCGCCCAGTACCTGCTCGGCGGCCGTCACCTCAGCGCCCGCTCGCACGAGGTCCCCACGCCTCTGACGGCCCAGGAGAAGTCCGCGACGCTGCGCAAGTCCGCCCTGTGGGCCGCTGTCGCCGTCGTCTTCTACTCGATCGTCGGCTTCTCGGGCCACTACACGCTGAACTGGCTGCTGGTCCCGATCACGATCGCCGGTCTGGCCATCCCGGTCATGGTCATCGGGCGCATCAAGCGGGACAAGTCCCTGGACCGTGCCGACCAGTCGAAGATGTCCGCGTACATCTGGTTCTTCGTCGCCGCGGCCGTCTTCTGGATGATCTACGACCAGGGCGGCTCGACGATGTCGATCTTCGCCGACGAGTCCGCGAAGAACACGATCTTCGGCTGGGAGTTCCCGGTCTCCTGGTACCAGTCCGTCAACCCGGTCATGATCATGGCGCTCGCCCCGGTCTTCGCCTGGGCGTGGCTGTGGCTGAACAAGCGCGGCAAGGAGCCGAGCACGGCGACGAAGTTCGCCTCGGGTCTGATCCTGATCGGCGCGTCGTTCTTCCTCTTCCTGGCCCCGCTGACGATCGCCGAGGGCGGTCACAAGGCGGCCGCGATGTGGCTGGTGGCGATCTACTTCGTGCAGACCGTCGGTGAACTGCTGCTCTCCCCGGTCGGCCTCTCCGTCACCACGAAGATGGCTCCGGCGAGGTACGCCTCCCAGATGATGGGTGTCTGGTTCCTGGCCGTCACCGCCGGTGACGCCACGACCGGTCTGCTCTCCATCGCCAACGTCGACCTCAACAAGACGGGCATCGTCGCGCTGGAGGCCACGCTCGCCGTGATCGCCGGTGCCGCGGTGTGGATGTACCGCAAGAAGGTCAAGGCGCTCATGGGCGACGTCCACTGA
- a CDS encoding COG1470 family protein: protein MPYALPAARVLGLTLALMSAAPTALAAEGWSVVPASGGAADGRPSVYAEGAPGTVLQDAVSVLNPGGRPLTVELRGADADDTAGGAFTGRERPTDTGAWIAFAGRADGRRTAVRTLSVRVPAHTRADVPFTIGVPAGAAPGDHPGAIVAGGGGRTSALRVQLRVAGPTLSALTVEHVRVGGGRISYELVNRGTTVLAPRLAVHADGVLGTLLDRAPRTLPVELLPGRRVTLHEPWTGPPALDAAEVRLTVTAAGGVRSTATASVRFVPWEVPAGAGGVLAAVGAFVVVRRRGRPGGWRPWRRRRRAVDDAASEQPCTEVELTGAVA, encoded by the coding sequence ATGCCGTACGCACTCCCCGCTGCCCGCGTGCTGGGCCTGACCCTGGCGCTCATGAGCGCGGCACCGACGGCCCTGGCCGCCGAGGGCTGGTCCGTCGTGCCGGCCTCCGGCGGGGCGGCCGACGGGCGGCCCTCCGTCTACGCGGAGGGCGCGCCCGGCACGGTCCTCCAGGACGCGGTCTCCGTGCTCAACCCGGGCGGGCGGCCTCTCACCGTCGAGCTGCGCGGCGCCGACGCGGACGACACCGCCGGCGGCGCCTTCACCGGGCGCGAACGGCCGACGGACACGGGCGCGTGGATCGCCTTCGCCGGTCGCGCGGACGGCCGCCGGACCGCGGTGCGGACGCTGTCCGTACGGGTGCCCGCGCACACCCGCGCGGACGTGCCGTTCACGATCGGGGTCCCGGCCGGTGCGGCGCCCGGTGACCATCCCGGTGCGATCGTGGCGGGCGGCGGCGGCCGCACCTCGGCGCTGCGAGTCCAACTCCGCGTGGCGGGACCGACGTTGTCGGCGCTGACCGTCGAGCACGTCCGGGTGGGCGGCGGACGGATCTCGTACGAACTGGTCAACCGAGGGACCACGGTCCTCGCCCCGCGGCTCGCCGTGCACGCCGACGGCGTCCTCGGCACCCTGCTCGACCGCGCCCCGCGCACCCTGCCCGTCGAACTCCTGCCGGGCCGCCGCGTCACGCTCCACGAACCCTGGACCGGCCCTCCGGCGCTCGACGCGGCCGAGGTGCGGCTGACGGTGACGGCGGCGGGCGGGGTGCGCTCCACGGCGACGGCGTCGGTCCGGTTCGTGCCGTGGGAGGTGCCGGCCGGGGCCGGGGGCGTCCTGGCGGCGGTGGGCGCCTTCGTCGTCGTACGGCGTCGGGGGCGGCCCGGGGGGTGGCGGCCATGGCGTCGGCGGCGCCGCGCGGTTGACGACGCAGCGAGCGAACAGCCCTGCACGGAAGTCGAGTTGACGGGAGCGGTGGCGTGA
- a CDS encoding LPXTG cell wall anchor domain-containing protein — protein sequence MRGRPVSYRTYQKRTAALAFAAALAGSAVLMAAPLAQADVVDVNYQCKTPIGDKSAVSPIDIKGVKSGSAYKLTMSWQKGVSSSPVELGKGAMTPSAVIKLGGADSGTVAVSGPANAAAIPANTPIKISDLSGTYTPKKSGKVTFTAGVLTIKALGTTTTCTPSNSPKPSLTLDVTAAGGSGSSTSGSSGSSGSSGSSGTDSGGSLPQTGPEDSVVALGTLGGTVLLAGAAGVLWLTRRHQAVRR from the coding sequence ATGAGGGGCAGGCCCGTGTCGTACCGGACGTACCAGAAACGAACCGCCGCGCTCGCGTTCGCCGCGGCCCTGGCCGGCTCGGCGGTGCTGATGGCCGCCCCCCTGGCCCAGGCCGACGTGGTGGACGTCAACTACCAGTGCAAGACGCCGATCGGTGACAAGAGCGCCGTCTCGCCCATCGACATCAAGGGTGTCAAAAGCGGCAGCGCCTACAAGCTCACCATGTCCTGGCAGAAGGGTGTCTCCTCCAGCCCGGTCGAACTCGGCAAGGGCGCGATGACACCGAGCGCCGTCATCAAGCTGGGCGGCGCGGACAGCGGCACGGTGGCGGTCAGCGGACCGGCCAACGCGGCCGCCATCCCCGCCAACACCCCCATCAAGATCAGCGACTTGAGCGGAACCTACACGCCCAAGAAGTCCGGCAAGGTCACCTTCACCGCGGGCGTCCTCACCATCAAGGCCCTCGGGACCACGACCACGTGCACGCCCTCGAACAGTCCCAAGCCCTCGCTGACCCTCGACGTCACGGCGGCCGGCGGTTCGGGCTCCTCGACCTCGGGTTCCTCGGGTTCCTCGGGCTCATCGGGTTCCAGCGGGACCGACTCCGGCGGATCCCTTCCGCAGACCGGCCCCGAGGACTCCGTGGTGGCCCTCGGCACCCTCGGCGGCACGGTGCTGCTCGCGGGCGCGGCGGGCGTGCTGTGGCTGACCCGCAGGCATCAGGCGGTCCGCCGCTGA
- a CDS encoding RNA polymerase sigma factor SigF, translating into MEDTMSPRLDASQTRTATSTPSPESPEHVDGTGTDGVDGLTGLAGLPEIPPYDEVGPVDARALSKTLFARLESLEEGTHDHAYVRNTLVELNLALVKFAASRFRSRSEPMEDIIQVGTIGLIKAIDRFELSRGVEFPTFAMPTIIGEIKRFFRDTSWSVRVPRRLQELRLDLAKAGDELAQRLDRAPTVGELAERLGISNDEVVEGMAASNAYTASSLDAQPEEDDSEGALADRIGYEDNGLEGIEYVESLKPLIAELPQRDRQILSLRFVANMTQSEIGDELGISQMHVSRLLSRTLVRLRKGLTVEE; encoded by the coding sequence ATGGAGGACACCATGTCACCCCGGCTCGACGCATCGCAGACCCGGACGGCGACGTCGACACCGTCTCCGGAATCCCCGGAGCACGTCGACGGAACCGGAACCGACGGAGTCGACGGACTCACCGGACTCGCCGGACTTCCGGAGATCCCCCCGTACGACGAGGTGGGGCCGGTGGACGCACGGGCTCTGTCCAAGACGCTCTTCGCGCGGCTGGAGTCCCTCGAAGAGGGCACGCACGACCACGCGTACGTCCGCAACACACTCGTCGAACTCAACCTCGCGCTGGTGAAGTTCGCCGCCTCCCGCTTCCGCTCCCGCAGCGAGCCGATGGAGGACATCATCCAGGTCGGCACCATCGGCCTGATCAAGGCGATCGACCGGTTCGAGCTGAGCCGCGGCGTCGAGTTCCCCACCTTCGCGATGCCGACCATCATCGGCGAGATCAAGCGCTTCTTCCGCGACACCTCCTGGTCGGTGCGGGTACCCCGCCGGCTCCAGGAACTGCGCCTCGACCTGGCCAAGGCCGGCGACGAACTGGCCCAGCGCCTCGACCGCGCCCCGACCGTGGGCGAGCTGGCGGAGCGCCTCGGCATCAGCAACGACGAGGTCGTCGAGGGCATGGCCGCGTCCAACGCCTACACGGCCAGTTCGCTGGACGCCCAGCCCGAGGAGGACGACTCCGAGGGCGCGCTCGCGGACCGCATCGGCTACGAGGACAACGGCCTCGAAGGCATCGAGTACGTGGAGTCGCTCAAGCCGCTGATCGCCGAACTCCCCCAGCGCGACCGGCAGATCCTCTCGCTGCGGTTCGTGGCGAACATGACCCAGTCCGAGATCGGTGACGAACTGGGCATCTCCCAGATGCATGTCTCCCGGTTGCTGTCGCGCACCCTCGTGCGACTCCGGAAGGGCTTGACCGTCGAGGAATGA